One window from the genome of Pseudomonas frederiksbergensis encodes:
- a CDS encoding tetratricopeptide repeat protein, with protein MNRSFALLLAFAFLGGCQSMAPVSTDGTPPVEDSTPAPEKPKVYGSFSEETIFSLLSAELAGQRNRFDIALDNYVTQAINTQDPGVSERAFRIAEYLGADQPALDTALIWARNAPDDLEAQRAAAVQLARAGRYDDSMMYMEKVLLGKGDTHFDFLALSAADTDQETRDGLKKSFDRLLQRHPNNGQLIFGKALLLQQDGDSQGALTLLEDNPPEAGEVAPILLRARLLQSMNRGDEALPLMEKSIKKYPDDKRLRLTYARMLVENNRMDDAKVEFSSLVQQYPEDDDLRYSLALVCLEAKAWEEAKGYLEDLIARESHVDSAHLNLGRIAEERNDPESALIEYAQVGPGNDYLPAQLRQADILISNGRTAEAQSRLAVQRDTQPDYGIQLYLIEAETLSANKQGDKAWAVLQQALKQYPDDLNLLYTRAMLAEKRNDLAQMEKDLRLIIQRDPDNAMALNALGYTLSDRTTRYDEAKLLIEQAHQINPEDPAVLDSLGWVNFRLGNLDEAERLLRQALERFPDQEVAAHLGEVLWAKGKQREARQIWAKFLKEQPDSPILRSTIKRLTGSETL; from the coding sequence ATGAATAGATCTTTTGCGTTGCTCCTCGCTTTTGCCTTCCTCGGCGGCTGCCAGTCCATGGCTCCCGTTTCGACGGACGGCACGCCACCCGTCGAAGACAGCACTCCGGCTCCCGAAAAGCCAAAGGTGTATGGCTCGTTCAGCGAAGAAACCATCTTCAGCCTGCTGAGCGCCGAGCTCGCGGGCCAGCGCAATCGTTTCGACATTGCCCTGGATAACTACGTCACCCAGGCCATCAACACCCAGGATCCGGGCGTTTCCGAGCGGGCGTTTCGAATTGCCGAGTACCTGGGGGCCGACCAGCCCGCACTGGATACCGCGCTGATCTGGGCCCGGAACGCCCCGGACGACCTCGAAGCGCAACGCGCCGCTGCCGTGCAGCTGGCACGCGCCGGACGTTACGACGACTCCATGATGTATATGGAAAAAGTCCTGCTGGGCAAGGGCGACACCCATTTCGATTTTCTCGCGCTGTCTGCCGCCGATACCGACCAGGAAACTCGCGACGGCCTGAAGAAGAGCTTTGATCGACTGCTGCAACGCCACCCGAACAACGGCCAGTTGATTTTCGGCAAGGCCCTGTTGCTGCAACAGGACGGCGACTCCCAAGGCGCCCTCACCCTGCTGGAAGACAACCCGCCGGAAGCGGGCGAAGTGGCCCCTATCCTGCTGCGTGCACGCTTGCTGCAAAGCATGAACCGCGGCGACGAAGCCCTGCCGCTGATGGAAAAAAGCATCAAGAAGTACCCGGACGACAAGCGCCTGCGCCTTACTTACGCCCGCATGCTGGTGGAAAACAATCGCATGGACGACGCCAAGGTCGAGTTTTCCAGCCTGGTGCAGCAATACCCCGAGGACGACGACTTGCGTTATTCCCTGGCGCTGGTCTGCCTGGAAGCCAAGGCCTGGGAAGAAGCCAAGGGCTATCTGGAAGACCTGATCGCCCGGGAAAGCCACGTCGATTCGGCCCACCTGAACCTGGGTCGCATCGCCGAAGAGCGCAACGATCCAGAGAGCGCATTGATCGAGTACGCCCAGGTCGGCCCGGGCAATGATTATCTGCCCGCGCAGCTGCGCCAGGCCGACATCCTCATCAGCAACGGCCGGACCGCCGAAGCCCAGAGCCGCCTGGCCGTGCAGCGCGACACGCAACCGGACTATGGCATCCAGCTTTACCTGATCGAGGCCGAAACCCTGTCGGCCAACAAGCAGGGCGATAAGGCCTGGGCTGTCCTGCAACAAGCCTTGAAGCAATACCCTGATGATCTGAACCTGCTCTACACCCGCGCCATGCTGGCAGAAAAACGCAATGACCTGGCCCAGATGGAAAAAGACCTGCGGCTGATCATCCAGCGTGATCCCGACAATGCCATGGCCCTCAACGCCCTCGGCTACACCTTGTCGGATCGAACCACCCGCTACGACGAAGCCAAGCTGCTGATCGAGCAGGCTCACCAGATCAACCCGGAAGACCCGGCCGTACTCGACAGCCTTGGCTGGGTGAATTTCCGCCTGGGCAACCTCGACGAAGCCGAACGCTTGCTGCGCCAGGCCCTGGAGCGCTTCCCCGACCAGGAAGTCGCCGCCCACCTGGGTGAAGTCCTATGGGCCAAAGGCAAGCAACGCGAAGCCCGGCAGATCTGGGCCAAGTTCCTCAAGGAACAGCCTGACAGCCCGATTCTACGCAGTACCATCAAACGCCTGACCGGATCAGAGACTCTTTAA